A window from Sphingobacterium hotanense encodes these proteins:
- a CDS encoding ComEA family DNA-binding protein gives MNRLFAYFRMRREEQIGFSILAVLIVILLFCTFLYDRVPKKKMLSTEVRALAEDLVSSPDVRYENSRVSKLGETTKSKPAISYFFFDPNGLSVDEWKRLGLSERKIRVIHNYEAKGGHFRKPEDVAKLYSLTDEDVARLLPYVRIAEKEFKRTNFERPIAKKAFTAPYESLRINLNTADSAELTQLRGIGPAFSRRIVRFRELLGGFYSTEQLSEVYGLPEETFLHIKQHLQVDEASIVKLKINDLDANALSRHPYISYKQARTIVNYREHHGAFSSMDDLKKILSLDEAFFRKIEIYLDFK, from the coding sequence ATGAACAGATTATTCGCTTACTTCCGAATGCGAAGGGAAGAACAAATTGGTTTTTCCATACTTGCTGTATTGATTGTAATCCTCTTGTTCTGCACTTTTCTATACGATCGAGTGCCTAAAAAGAAGATGTTATCAACCGAAGTTCGCGCATTGGCTGAAGATCTTGTTTCTAGTCCTGACGTTCGATATGAGAATTCTCGAGTTAGTAAGCTCGGAGAAACTACCAAGTCTAAACCGGCCATATCTTATTTCTTTTTCGACCCCAATGGGCTATCTGTAGATGAATGGAAGCGATTAGGTCTATCAGAGAGAAAAATTCGCGTGATTCACAACTATGAGGCAAAAGGGGGACACTTTCGAAAGCCGGAGGATGTTGCGAAACTTTACAGTTTAACGGATGAGGATGTTGCACGCCTCTTACCCTACGTTCGTATTGCAGAAAAGGAATTTAAGCGAACAAACTTTGAAAGACCGATTGCAAAGAAGGCTTTTACTGCGCCTTATGAATCGCTACGCATTAACCTCAATACAGCAGATAGTGCTGAACTAACTCAGCTTCGTGGTATCGGGCCAGCATTTTCGAGACGGATTGTCAGATTTAGAGAGTTACTCGGTGGATTCTATTCGACGGAGCAATTAAGCGAAGTTTATGGTTTACCGGAAGAAACCTTTCTTCACATTAAGCAGCATCTACAGGTAGATGAAGCATCGATTGTTAAATTGAAGATAAACGATTTGGATGCCAATGCATTATCAAGACATCCTTACATATCGTATAAGCAAGCTAGAACGATTGTAAACTATAGAGAACATCACGGTGCTTTTTCTTCTATGGACGATTTAAAGAAGATTCTTTCCCTCGATGAGGCTTTTTTTCGTAAAATTGAAATTTATTTAGATTTCAAATGA
- a CDS encoding polysaccharide deacetylase family protein, giving the protein MHIVRPLFILPYLYSNAIWRLKEEKNNIFLTFDDGPIPEITPWILDCLKERNVKACFFCVADNVRKHPDIFQRILAEGHQVGNHTYNHLKGWNTDDSIYLANVEKADQLINSPLFRPPYGRIKKSQLREVSKKYRVIMWDVLTGDYDKRISPDQCLQNAVNYTRSGSIIVFHDNIKAIENVQYALPRAIDQLLAKGYNFASL; this is encoded by the coding sequence ATGCATATCGTCCGTCCGCTTTTTATTCTTCCATATCTTTACTCAAATGCAATTTGGAGGCTAAAAGAGGAAAAAAATAATATATTCTTAACCTTTGACGACGGTCCAATCCCCGAGATTACCCCCTGGATTCTTGATTGCCTTAAAGAGAGAAATGTAAAAGCTTGCTTTTTCTGTGTGGCGGATAATGTCCGGAAGCATCCGGATATCTTTCAACGTATCTTAGCAGAAGGACATCAAGTTGGCAATCATACTTACAACCACCTGAAAGGTTGGAATACGGATGATTCCATCTATTTGGCTAATGTAGAAAAAGCCGATCAACTCATCAACAGTCCGCTCTTTCGTCCACCCTATGGTAGAATCAAGAAGTCACAACTGAGAGAAGTGTCAAAAAAGTATCGGGTCATTATGTGGGATGTCCTCACAGGCGACTACGACAAGCGAATCAGTCCGGATCAATGCCTTCAGAATGCGGTTAATTACACAAGGAGTGGTAGCATTATCGTATTCCACGACAATATAAAGGCGATTGAGAATGTTCAGTATGCTCTTCCTAGAGCAATCGATCAATTACTCGCCAAAGGTTATAACTTCGCTAGCCTTTAA
- a CDS encoding DUF4249 domain-containing protein: MRSIQIYLLGIFVLLGFASCEEKIDVDLNTANAKVVIEADLNNLDRNQEIMVSRTVAFDESRAFEPVDNAVVSVVTGSGSTFNFESIGGGRYSHSNMGIIAQQEYTLNVSVDGQTYSSTTRMPNYVEVDSVGVTKENIFNEDYYFVNLSFDDPEGVENYYKYNVEIIGVGDNATAMQFNSVYSDKFNDGLHVTHQIGGRNAEIANGDNVRVRRYCIAKDVYKYWSEYQSTNPGSASPANPTSNISNGALGYFSVAGVKEFVVEINDSFSLED; encoded by the coding sequence ATGCGCAGCATACAGATATACTTATTAGGAATCTTTGTTTTACTAGGATTTGCTTCCTGCGAAGAGAAGATTGACGTTGATTTAAATACTGCGAATGCGAAGGTTGTGATTGAAGCGGATTTGAATAACTTGGATCGAAATCAGGAGATTATGGTTTCAAGAACAGTCGCATTTGATGAAAGCAGAGCGTTTGAGCCGGTTGATAATGCTGTGGTCAGCGTAGTGACGGGTTCGGGTAGTACATTTAATTTCGAATCAATCGGCGGTGGCCGATATTCGCATAGTAATATGGGTATCATCGCTCAGCAGGAATACACATTAAATGTGTCTGTTGATGGACAGACTTACAGTTCGACAACTCGTATGCCTAATTATGTCGAAGTGGACTCTGTAGGGGTAACCAAGGAGAACATCTTTAATGAAGATTATTATTTCGTCAACTTGAGCTTTGACGATCCGGAGGGCGTCGAGAATTACTATAAGTATAACGTCGAGATTATAGGTGTCGGTGATAATGCTACTGCTATGCAATTCAACTCTGTTTATTCGGATAAGTTCAATGACGGTTTACATGTCACGCATCAAATTGGCGGTAGAAATGCCGAGATAGCTAATGGTGATAACGTCCGCGTCCGTCGCTATTGTATTGCGAAAGACGTTTACAAATATTGGTCAGAATATCAGTCAACAAATCCGGGAAGCGCATCACCTGCCAACCCCACTTCCAATATCAGCAATGGCGCGCTAGGCTATTTCTCAGTGGCTGGAGTGAAAGAATTTGTTGTAGAGATTAATGACTCCTTTAGTTTAGAAGATTAA
- a CDS encoding TonB-dependent receptor: MLINCKKCSFLLLCLLSVLFTFGQEKITLSGIIKDVNSGETLIGALIRVQDANVSGYSNNYGFYSITLPAGEHLVEVSYVGYNRISQSINLTENRKLDFELNDNSTTIEEVVVSGKRQNENVASPQMGNLKFTMEELKNVPILFGEKDILKTIQLMPGVASGGEGSSSFYVRGGAGDQNLILLDEATVYNASHLLGFFSTFNSDAIKDVNLYKGGIPAQYGGRISSVMDISMLDGNNKKFAAEGGIGLIASRLKLEGPIVKDKSSFMLSGRRTYADMFLKASKDETVKNSRLYFYDLNAKMNYKLNDRNTVYLSGYFGKDELGYGDLFGFDWGNATATVRWNHIFNEKLFSNTTLIYSDFTYNVKVNNDDSDFKIASKIRNWNLKQDFSYYSSNNNTLKFGLNVLRQQVLPASLNASSESAVNSINIEKRQGIEAAAYISHEWKPLEQLSFIYGLRLNDFMVMGPGTFYSFDQDGEPTDEAVYGSSIIKHHFNLEPRASMAYILNPQNSIKASYNRIAQNLHQLTNTTSSLPTDQYVLSSLNIKPQIADQVALGYFRNLNNDAYELSVETYYKFMDNQIDFRNGADLQANKYLEGELLFGIGRSYGVEFLVRKNKGKLNGWISYTLGRSERQFDGINDGNWFAARQDRTHDIAVVGMYQLSKSWNLGATFVFNTGNAITFPSGKYQIDGTTMFYYTERNGYRMPNYHRLDLSANYEPNKENKRFNSSWSFGIYNAYNRKNAYIIDFRENEQNPNVTEAYKIALFGIIPSVTWNFKF; the protein is encoded by the coding sequence ATGCTGATCAACTGTAAAAAGTGCTCATTTCTCTTATTATGCCTACTTAGTGTTTTATTCACTTTTGGGCAAGAGAAAATTACCTTAAGTGGAATTATCAAAGACGTCAATTCGGGCGAAACATTAATTGGAGCTTTAATTCGCGTTCAAGACGCAAATGTTAGCGGATATTCAAATAATTACGGATTCTATTCCATTACGCTGCCTGCTGGGGAACATCTTGTTGAGGTGTCTTATGTAGGCTATAACCGCATTTCCCAATCAATCAATCTTACGGAGAATAGAAAGCTTGATTTTGAGCTGAACGATAATTCGACGACGATCGAAGAAGTCGTTGTTTCTGGAAAGCGTCAGAATGAGAATGTAGCGAGTCCGCAGATGGGAAATTTAAAGTTTACAATGGAGGAACTGAAGAATGTTCCAATACTCTTTGGTGAGAAAGATATTTTAAAAACCATCCAATTAATGCCTGGGGTAGCTTCGGGTGGAGAGGGAAGTTCTAGCTTCTATGTCCGTGGTGGTGCAGGCGATCAGAATCTTATTTTACTCGATGAGGCGACGGTTTATAACGCGTCGCATTTGCTCGGTTTTTTCTCGACATTCAACTCCGATGCTATAAAGGATGTCAATCTTTACAAAGGTGGAATTCCGGCACAATACGGGGGGAGAATTTCATCGGTGATGGATATTTCCATGCTGGATGGAAACAATAAAAAGTTTGCAGCGGAAGGGGGGATTGGTTTAATCGCGTCACGATTAAAACTTGAGGGACCGATCGTTAAAGATAAGAGTTCCTTTATGTTAAGTGGGCGAAGGACGTATGCAGATATGTTTTTGAAGGCATCAAAAGATGAAACGGTAAAGAACAGCCGTTTGTATTTCTATGATCTGAATGCTAAGATGAACTATAAGCTCAATGACCGCAATACAGTTTATTTATCAGGTTATTTTGGAAAGGATGAGTTAGGCTATGGTGATCTCTTTGGTTTCGACTGGGGTAATGCAACAGCTACGGTCCGCTGGAATCATATCTTTAATGAAAAGCTATTCAGCAATACCACACTGATCTATAGTGATTTCACCTATAATGTGAAAGTCAATAACGATGATTCGGATTTTAAAATAGCTTCGAAGATTAGAAATTGGAACTTGAAACAGGATTTCTCTTATTATTCTTCGAACAACAATACCTTGAAGTTTGGGCTGAATGTTTTACGTCAGCAAGTTTTGCCGGCAAGTTTGAATGCCAGCAGTGAATCGGCTGTTAATTCGATTAATATCGAAAAACGTCAAGGCATCGAGGCGGCTGCCTATATTTCCCATGAGTGGAAGCCTTTAGAGCAGCTATCATTTATTTATGGACTCCGTTTGAATGATTTCATGGTGATGGGACCAGGCACTTTCTATTCTTTTGATCAAGATGGGGAGCCGACAGATGAAGCTGTTTATGGCAGCTCGATTATTAAGCATCATTTCAATCTGGAGCCACGAGCTTCCATGGCATACATTCTAAACCCGCAGAACAGTATCAAAGCAAGCTACAATCGTATTGCACAGAACTTACATCAACTGACCAACACGACGTCGAGTCTTCCGACTGATCAATATGTTTTGAGTAGCTTGAATATCAAGCCACAAATTGCAGATCAAGTAGCTTTAGGGTATTTCCGTAACTTGAATAATGATGCCTATGAACTATCAGTAGAGACCTATTATAAGTTCATGGACAATCAGATAGATTTTAGAAATGGTGCAGATTTACAGGCAAATAAGTACCTAGAAGGGGAGCTGTTGTTTGGAATCGGAAGATCTTATGGGGTTGAGTTCCTTGTTCGCAAGAACAAAGGGAAGCTTAATGGTTGGATTTCATACACCTTGGGTCGTAGCGAACGACAGTTTGACGGCATCAACGATGGAAACTGGTTTGCAGCGAGACAGGATAGAACACACGACATCGCTGTAGTAGGAATGTATCAGTTGTCTAAAAGTTGGAACTTGGGAGCGACTTTTGTATTCAATACCGGAAATGCTATTACTTTCCCAAGTGGGAAATATCAAATCGATGGCACGACGATGTTCTACTATACGGAGCGAAATGGTTACAGGATGCCGAATTATCATCGTTTGGATTTGTCAGCCAATTATGAGCCAAACAAGGAAAACAAACGTTTCAATTCAAGCTGGTCTTTCGGTATTTACAATGCGTACAACCGCAAGAACGCTTATATCATTGATTTCAGAGAAAATGAACAAAACCCTAATGTGACCGAAGCTTACAAGATTGCTTTATTTGGTATCATACCTTCAGTTACATGGAACTTTAAATTTTAA
- a CDS encoding alpha/beta hydrolase has protein sequence MKINFTILFFLLGFSLSFAAKVDTLSVPSAAMGKSIKTVVITPEKGGNNMPVLYLLHGYSGDYGNWVNKVPALKALVDQYGYMVVCPDGGYGSWYWDIAGNKDYQYETFVSKELVNHIDGKYNTSKERTKRGITGLSMGGHGALYLAIRHQDVFSAAGSTAGGVDIRPFPNNWEMASRLGSYADNPEKWNQHTVMEMTHLIKPKSLEIFIDCGVEDFFYGVNEKLHEKLQYMNIPHRYLTMPGAHNWDYWSKSIHYQMAFFHEVFHKPTEPAKK, from the coding sequence ATGAAAATAAATTTTACGATTCTATTCTTTCTTCTTGGATTCTCATTAAGCTTTGCTGCAAAAGTAGATACTTTATCGGTGCCTAGCGCAGCGATGGGTAAGAGCATCAAAACAGTTGTTATTACTCCAGAAAAAGGGGGCAATAATATGCCAGTGTTGTATCTTCTGCATGGCTATTCTGGCGATTACGGTAATTGGGTGAATAAGGTGCCTGCCTTGAAGGCTTTGGTCGATCAGTATGGATATATGGTTGTTTGTCCAGATGGAGGCTATGGTTCTTGGTATTGGGATATCGCCGGGAATAAAGATTATCAGTATGAAACCTTTGTCAGCAAGGAGTTAGTCAATCATATTGATGGCAAATACAATACTTCGAAAGAGCGTACGAAGCGTGGCATTACAGGGTTGAGTATGGGTGGGCATGGTGCCTTGTATTTGGCAATACGCCATCAGGATGTGTTTTCGGCGGCTGGCAGCACCGCGGGAGGCGTTGATATCCGTCCATTTCCGAATAATTGGGAGATGGCTTCGCGCTTAGGCAGCTATGCCGATAACCCTGAGAAATGGAATCAGCATACTGTTATGGAGATGACGCATTTAATTAAGCCTAAATCGTTAGAGATCTTCATCGACTGCGGCGTGGAAGACTTCTTCTACGGCGTGAATGAGAAGTTGCATGAGAAGCTACAGTATATGAATATTCCGCACCGTTATTTGACGATGCCGGGTGCACATAACTGGGACTATTGGAGCAAATCTATTCATTATCAGATGGCTTTCTTCCATGAGGTATTTCATAAACCTACGGAGCCCGCTAAAAAGTAA